A window of the Hordeum vulgare subsp. vulgare chromosome 5H, MorexV3_pseudomolecules_assembly, whole genome shotgun sequence genome harbors these coding sequences:
- the LOC123395138 gene encoding elongation factor Tu, mitochondrial, whose translation MAAAAVLRGGSRRVLAYPALRAAVISGPAALPDVAAAAGPQPPPPSPLAAGLWARSMATFTRTKPHVNVGTIGHVDHGKTTLTAAITKVLSEAGSAKAVAFDEIDKAPEEKARGITISTAHVEYETAKRHYAHVDCPGHADYVKNMITGAAQMDGGILVVSAPDGPMPQTKEHILLARQVGVPSLVCFLNKVDAVEDEELLELVEMELRELLSFYKFPGDDIPIIRGSALSALNGTNEEIGKNAILKLMDAVDSYIPDPVRVLDKSFLMPIEGIFSIQGRGTVVTGRIEQGVIKTGEDVEVIGLTESGPVKTTVTGVEMFKKMMDHGEAGDNVGLLLRGLKRGDVERGQVVCKPGTVKTYKKFEAEIYVLTKDEGGRHTAFFSNYSPQFYFRTADICGKIELPPDVKMVMPGDNVTAIFELMLPVPLEPGLRFALREGGRTVGAGVVAKVMS comes from the exons atggccgccgccgcagtgctccggggcggctcccgccgcGTCCTCGCCTACCCGGCCCTCCGCGCCGCCGTGATCTCCGGCCCCGCCGCGCTCCCGGACGTGGCCGCGGCCGCGGGGCCCCAGCCGCCGCCCCCATCGCCGCTGGCCGCCGGCCTTTGGGCGAGGTCCATGGCCACCTTCACCCGCAC GAAGCCCCACGTCAACGTCGGCACCATCGGCCACGTCGACCACGGCAAGACCACGCTCACCGCCGCCATCACCAAG GTTCTGTCGGAGGCCGGGAGCGCCAAGGCGGTGGCGTTCGACGAGATCGATAAGGCCCCCGAGGAGAAGGCCAGAGGAATCACCATCTCTACG GCTCATGTCGAGTATGAGACCGCTAAGAGGCACTATGCTCATGTGGACTGTCCGGGACACGCCGATTACGTCAAG AACATGATCACCGGTGCTGCTCAAATGGATGGTGGTATTCTTGTTGTATCAGCTCCTGATGGCCCCATGCCACAAACAAAGGAGCATATTCTTCTAGCTCGACAG GTTGGTGTGCCATCACTTGTTTGTTTCTTGAACAAAGTTGATGCTGTTGAAGATGAAGAGCTACTAGAACTTGTGGAGATGGAGCTTCGAG AGCTCCTCAGTTTCTACAAGTTCCCTGGCGATGATATTCCTATCATTCGTGGATCTGCTTTGTCGGCCTTGaacggaacaaacgaagagatcggAAAGAATGCTATTTTGAAACTGATGGATGCTGTTGATTCATACATCCCTGATCCTGTGAGGGTGCTTGATAAGTCTTTCTTGATGCCAAttgaaggcattttctcaatccaG GGTCGTGGTACTGTTGTGACTGGACGTATTGAACAGGGGGTAATTAAAACTGGTGAGGATGTTGAGGTCATAGGTTTGACGGAG AGTGGTCCCGTGAAGACTACAGTTACTGGCGTCGAGATGTTCAAAAAGATGATGGATCATGGAGAG GCTGGTGACAATGTTGGTCTTCTTCTCCGTGGTCTTAAGCGTGGTGATGTTGAGCGTGGCCAG GTGGTGTGCAAACCCGGCACCGTAAAGACCTACAAGAAGTTTGAGGCTGAAATTTACGTCCTCACCAAAGACGAAGGTGGTCGCCACACTGCCTTCTTCTCGAATTACAGCCCGCAGTTCTACTTCAGGACAGCTGATATCTGTGGGAAAATCGAGTTGCCTCCGGATGTGAAGATGGTTATGCCTGGTGACAACGTAACCGCAATCTTTGAGTTGATGTTGCCTGTTCCACTCGAACCAG GGCTAAGATTTGCGCTGAGGGAAGGAGGCAGGACCGTCGGTGCCGGAGTTGTCGCCAAAGTCATGAGCTAA